The DNA segment gttgaggatttcttggagtagagaagttatggttgtatccgttgagttcacagaattcttggaagtcatggttttgaaattctccaccgtgatcacttctaattgacgaaatcatagattccttctcattttgaacaagtttacaaaacttggtaaaatgtctaaagcattcatttttttgttttaagaagtaggtccatgtatatctgctgtagtcatcaataatgacaaaggcgtatttgctacctcctagactcgatgtagagattggtccgaacaagtccatatggatcaattgtaagggcctagaggtgcttatttgattcttagctttgaagctacccctaatttgcttacctaattggcaagcatcacatacattatctttgatgaacttgatatgaggaattcctcttacaagttctctagatgatacttgattgattagtttcatgctagcatgacctaatcttctatgccatagccaagcatcctcattcataacggcaaagcacatttcatcacataagtcattgatgtcaatagtgtatacgttgttttgttttaatgcaatcatagatatatttttgtgtggtttttcaatgatgcaggcattagattcaaatcttataatatatcctttatcacataattgactaatgctcaagaggttatgttttaaaccatcaactagtaaaacatcttcaatagagaggttggatttgttacctatggttcctttgccaatgattttacccttgttgttgtctccgaaggtgacatatccttcgtctatgctagagagcttagagaattgagatggatctccggtcatatgccttgagcatccactatcaaggtaccatttcttgctcctagcttgcgattgtttagttttctacaagaaaggatgatgtttaggtacccatttgcttttgggtgcctcataaatagatctacattttctatcatgttgcatagagtttatcatggttcctttaggaacccaaattaatttgtttggacttattttcttgaatggacaacaatgtgtcttgtgtccagatttgcaacaaaagttgcacttggtttggtgttgaacatgtaagatggggccttttacaaaggtagttggatttcggtgaggactcctcataaatccaatcccacttcttttgggagcatgacccttatttgtaaggatcatgtttaatgacttgctaccaacctcgaatttcttcaaggtgtccttaagtagcaagttttctttttgtatagtttctaaatcatgacatttgatacatgaatttaaactatcatgatgttcgacttttagcttatcaaactcacaagtaagattatcatgtaccttttttagcaacttgtattttctatttataactttgcattcatcaaataaatcatggaagacatttaataattcatcgaaagataaatcagcatctaataaatccgttacctcctcttcgatggccataaaggcgtaatgagcaacttgctcggtgttggactcttcttcttcagatgcgctcgaatcatcccatgttgcttggagcgccttcttctttgttgttcttttcttgacttggggacaatcacttttgtagtgtcccggctttttacattcgtagcagatcacttggtccttcttaggttcaagtttatttttcacatcgtttttaaacttgtttcttttgaagaatttcttaaactttcttgtcaaaagtgccaagtcatcttcacaatcctcatcacttgagttttctctcaagtggcattcagaagttttaagtgccatatccttcctgttctttggaaggatgtcttcttgctcttcatgagctttgcaggtcatttcgtaggtcattaatgacccgattagttcttcaagagggaaatttcgcagatcttttgcctcttgaatagcggtgactttaggatcccaactcttaggaagggatcttagtatcttattaacaagctcaaaatccgaaaagctctttccgagtccttttagaccgttgacgacatccgtgaaacgggtaaacatgtcgccaatggtttcactcggtttcattcggaaaagttcaaaagaatgcagcaatagattgatttttgactctttcactctacttgtgccctcgtgggtcacttcaagtgtgtgccaaatatcaaaagcagtttcgcaagttgaaacacgattaaactcgtttttatcaagtgcgcaaaataaggcattcatagcctttgcattaagagcgaaagccttcttttccaactcattccaatcgatcattggaagagaagactttgaaaaaccgttttcaacaaggttccacagttcaaaatccatagaaatcagaaagatcctcattcgggtcttccagtaagtgtagtccgttccactgaacatgggtggacgtgtaatcgaatgcccctcttggtttccggcgtatgccatctctcttgggttttaatcctttagagagttaaccttgctctgataccaattgttaggatcgagagcactaagaggggggggtgaattagtgcagcggaaatcttacaataatttaaaaaccaaaagctgcgttcattcaaaaactattatgatgcaaaagcaaattctcagtttgtatctaagtgcagtttgcgtctaagcgcagattgcgtttaagcgcagttttgcgtctaagcgcaattttgcgtctaagcgcagttttgcgtctaaactcagatttacgtctaaatgcagatttacgtctaaacgcagatttatgtctaaacgcagatttacgtctaaacgcaattttacgtctaaacgcagatttacgtctaaacgcagttttacgtctaaacgcagttttacgtctaaacgcagatttacgtctaaacgcagttttacgtctagacgcagatttacgtctaaactttgaaactcgtttgtatactcgcagaaggcagtatgcagttgaaatcaagatgtaaacgtgaactgaaatctaatgattgagcgaggaaagccgatttacgtctgaatgcagttttacgtctaaatgttgaaactcgttcgtaaaatcgtagaggacagattgcagttattaataggattaaaatgtaagcgtaaactgcaaagaagctcgttcgtaaaagcacggaaaatagttctgcagaatcaaacgtaaacgtaaactgtaatgtatgaaaatacgaatttacgtctgaatgcagatttggaagaacagcacttagaacttgttcgtgaaagcgcagagagcagtagtgatgagggaggtttgcagtaatgataaagtgctcgaaaataaacgcaaaccagagatttagagtggttcggtcagccttgacctactccacttttggcttgctccaccgatgaggttgccgacgtcaactaggtgtcttccttcaatgggcgaaggccaaacttccctcttacagtttctctccttttgacaggcttaggagacaacctttacagacctttctctcctcactttacaattgaaaacttgaagaacagaaggaggagacttaaaggctttacaacacttttgagctcttagaatcacagaaaagatcaagatttcggtatgggtctgtgtcttttcagtgctgaatgggtggggtatttataggccccaacccaattcaaaattcgagctcaaaacgatcaaatcgatcaaatcccagaattctgggatcaggcggttgcacctctcgactggagaggtggcaccgcctggcagagctcgaagactgagctctgccgattgcttctctctgccagagctcgaagactgagctcgatggttgcatcacctggcagagctcgaagactgagcttggtgattgcatcacctggcagagctcgaaactgagctcggtggttgcatcacctggcagagctccaagctgagctcaggctgatccacctctctgccagagctcgaagactgagctcggtgattgcatcacctggcagagctcgagactgagctcaggctgatgcacctctctgccagagctcgaagactgagctcggtggttgcatcgcctggcagagctcgaaacttgagctctggcggtgctacctcttggcagaggaggttgcaccgcccagtctagctcgaagactgagctctgggcggttgcacctctcggctggggcggttgcacctcccagcctcgcagccctggcggttgcacctcctggctggggcggttgcacctcccaaccccacagcccaggcggttgcacctcctggctggggcggttgcacctcctggtgcaatcagggtccgaatggttcactccattcggcccactttgaatcttttcaggggcccaattgccccaagattaagctaataggatcacctcccattttcatgcttaatcatcatgctaactacgattaactctaagacaacttctgcagctttactccgatgcgtcaatcgcttcttccggcgagtttcctgccaacttccgtcgatcaaccgataaccctcggtgatccttctgcggacatccggcatactcctggactttgcgacgatccacttggcgagttccgacgagcttcgcttggcaagcttctggacttctcggatctgttctctctgaacctccgacgaccgtccgaacttccgtcgaactctcgaactcccaacgtgatcatgatcttgactccggcgcaacacctgctgcttgtcttactctcatcgtagttaatcctgcacacttatctcaacacatagattagataacaaatgacaattgacttcatcatcaaaatccgagattcaacaagactcagtatggactgatatctccatggacttcattaaagggctaccatcttccaaaggtaaaagcacgattctcgtggtggttgatcgacttacgaaatatgctcatttttgtgatgtgagaaatccctacactactgctagtattgcccagattttcatagaaaatattgttaaactgcatgggatgccaaggtccatcgtaagtgatcgtgacaggatcttcactagtaaattttggaccgagttatttcagttacaaggcaccaaactcaagatgagcacagtgtatcatccacaaactgatggccaaacagaggtggtaaataggtgcttagagacgtacctccagtgtttcgctagtgaccaaccaaaagagtgggcgaaatggcttccctgggccgaatggtggtataatactatatatcattcatctacaaaatgtgccccttatgaagcattgtatggtcgaccagcccttgtgattccaaagtatgtaattggctcggccaaggtagatcaggttaaccaagaattgattgatagggacaaactcttacaactgttaaaagataatctctctaccgctcaagccagaatgaagcagcaagccgacacacgacgaagtgaaagagaattttcagtggaagATAATCTTATTGGAGCCGTgacgtatagacttaaattacctaaggatgccaaaaattcaccctgtcttccacgtatcatgcctaaagcccaagttgggagaacacgagtcaccctagatccaactgcccaacacaactgaggatggagttattcaagcccaaccacaagccatcctcgatcgcaggatcgtgatgcgtcgctaacatccctctactgaagtactagtgcattagaataatctaccacttgaagacgccacatgggaaccatatgaggagctgaagacccggttccctgagttcatggaatctcagccttgaggacaaggctgatttgaagagggcgggtctgttaggactctagctaggagagtcctaatagagagggacattgttaggactctagctaggagagtcctaattgagaaggacattcatgttggaggttttttcttataaaagaattaggagttgtaagggaatatgagtcttgagtaggagtcctattaggagttggttaaaagtaagagtcttaagtaggagtcctattatgagttagggtttagaagccctataaatagccatgtattccttctcttttcttaagcaatagatgaatcttttctgcagcctttgagcagcaacttggagggaggaacccctatagagttctaaggaggccgatcccctaaaaagatcaaccccaagtttagaatctgtaagggttctaacagtagcacccaaacacagtcttctaaGCAGTGGTACTATCCAGTGTCAGTactgtaggtgatggtaccacccagcataagcggtggtaccactaggacctaggaaacccaggatgagacctttttaggcttcaagtttgaatcaacttgaagcctataaatacccctctcatacctggttaaactacataagtattgagagtgaaaaaaaaaaaaaatactactataatcttatgtgaactcctctccttcttctaaatgttagaatagtttgagagaggagtaagtgggggtgtaagggttatctcctaaacccggtaaaaggagaaagagctatgaaaggagattgatctttacctattaaaggaatatcgataatggatgccagtggacttgacggaagaggaatcggtagattggatgtaagtcacaacgacagaaccactataaaaatctgatttgcttttcttttctgcaatttaccttattgcaaacctccttacttgctttactttctcattacactcttacgaatgttttgaagtttaatatctttccgagatcgattttatcgtacgaaacgaaatttttaaaactaatatttttatccgctggactaattcacccccctcttagtaccgactcattcctaacatattttaggtactcatttaactttGGATTCCTCATGATTAGATTTACCTATCTTGTCTATTGATATTAAgtcatttatggttcttttaggaacccaaactaatttatgtgagttatacttttttaaataaatatttataagcaaaatgaccacGTATATCGTAAAATTACATTTAAACTTAGGGGTAACATGTAATATGGatcctttaacaaaagtagttggcttttgttgagtattactcacaaagccgactCCCTCCTTTCTacgaatataatatttattagcaagaatcatatttaacgatttgctaccaattttaattttttctaatatttattgtaGAACCACATTTTCTTTTTTGactaagtctaactcttcacaaGAGGTTAATATACAattatcatgtttattttttaatttttaaattaattagagagagaagcataatcagtttttagtaatttatattttttactaactatttTAAGTTCATCATACAAATTTTGAAAcacatcaagtaattcattatatGGTAAAAAAGATTcgtttgagtcacttacctcatctttgagagccattaaggcatagtttgtcacctcgccttcattggtttgttcttcatcttccgaTGCATTTGATTCATCCTAAGTCGCCTTGaatacttttttcttcttttgtgtgaGCATCTTCTTCTTAAGTTGTGGGTATttacttttgaagtgccccagtcttttgtattcatagcaagttatCGTGTCCTTTTtaacttcattttttttcttagtttcttattttatgaattttcttatgaggagttaaaagtcatcatcatcacttgagctttcacttgagtgattttttttttgtcctaagtgtcaaatccttcatattctttggaaggttgtgtcACACTCcccaaatcgataatattataattcaacaattcATTCCatgatccaaacacatatttgaggatactgagaaagtattcaagtcattcacattcataattccataattcataaaacctatgtagtttaaaatcatatatcacatcactcgatgaatcataaaatctgaagcCAACTCACCAAgtttctttaaacttttacaaaactcataagttcatatttaccatcaacatttcaTCAGACACctatgtacttatacaacaaaaatatatcatccactaaaggtttgccccaaaatcttctgacTTTCCAcaacctcaacccaatttaaaaattttagcgagcgataagctatcttgaaaattttatatagcaacgggatgagcatatagagctcagcaagcaactaacatatctatagtaaaagaggatagtttcaaataaataaagtATCAAATAAAAGGaagggatacaagagttcatagatagccactcaatgaatatagaattacaatgtcatttcattcgaagtatgttttattcatAATAAGGGAGTAAACACTAATTGGAGTATATCTATGATGTGAGGCACATTATagggcatatcaatggcagattaaatatttcagaacatatcaatggcatatgaaatgcttcggaacatatcaatggcatataaagcatATCAATTgcttatgaaatgtttcagagcacatcaatagcatatgaaatatttcagagcatatcaatggcagatgaaatattttgaagtatatcaatgttgAATaacacatttcgaaacatattaaTGGCGTATAAAATGCTTCGgaagatatcaatggcatatgaagcattttggagcatattaatagcatatgaaatgtttcgaagcatatcaatggcatatgaaatatttcggagcatatcaatggcggatgaaatattttggagcatatgaatggcatatgaaatgttttgaaagatatcaatggcaaataaaatatttcatagcatatcaagggcatataaaatatttcggagcatatcaacgacatatgaaacattttggagcatatcaatagtgtatgaaatgtttcagagtatatcaatagcatatgaaatattttgaagtatatcaatggcataggaagcatttcggagtatatcattgGCATAGGATGCTtttaggagcatatcaaagaataagtacgaaatagaagctcaaacgtcacatttgacattgcatacatttcattcttatctaaagcacatatagaagcacataatcAAAGCTCTTGATATCATATTAAAtacatagatggtgaagtgggatcataatataatatggttcatccatttctgaatgaccactaaacataagtctcccactttTGGgaactccatccacccatgtcagaGTGAAGTTATAGAGGGCCGATAAAGCATCACAAGCTTtaagcataactctctttaccatttctagtaaaGATTCATAGTTATCTCACAAACACTATagtataaaagggtattgtgGACAATAAAATTGGGATATATTAgaaacacatgcagaacaacggaatgcatatgcctatacataacattgcgatacaaatataaagtttatataatagattcaggtatacaaataattgaaggaaaaaagtatacaggatttcaaagcaataatgtaaagcacaactgaagtaaggattttagcatAAATCATTTCCAAagtgatgaaacaagaatagatgaaatcaaccaaagctcgattctgacagaatttgagaggcacattgcatgaattatttagaTAAACAATTATACTCCAAATTATCTTGGttatacccaaaactaactcaatttgacCTAAAATAGCTCGATCTAGACACAATCGATTACAAGAGTGAATCTTATGTTATTCGGCACGTCATTAGTTCATTTGGCGCTTCGTCtaatccttcgacgtattgcccaatcggcatgttgacctcttgTAATTTCTAATATCTTTGGTGTAATATTCGATCCTTtagctcgatgcccaaactcatgacaTGAAATCCTTCCGGCACATCGACCATTCCTCCGACCcgatgttcaatcttctaacatgttctactccgcccaatgtctgattcttcctgctttaattaaattatctttccttgattgaggttagtcttgcatcactcaaacgtacattagatcataacttcatcaattgatttcatcatcaagatTCAACATCCTCCTCTAAGAGATCCTTGGGTGTTTTGATTAAGCATAAATTTTATAATGTGATCCGGATTTGATGTTAATTTTAGGAActaaatcaagattatttattttttggatTAATGTAAAATTAGCATGGCTAAATCTATCATACCAAATAACCATATTCAAAATTTAACaccaaagaaaaaaattattaataaaaatagggATTATATTTAAATTGAAAACTCCCACAAATGCAAATCCTTTTCCAATAAAGACATGTCCTTTAGAAATAACAACTATATTTTATTTAAGTACAATATTATATCCTCATTAGATAAGTAGGGAGTCACTAATCAAGTTTCATGTTTGGTATGTGTTAAATATCAcgaagaataaatattttttcagaATTAAACTCCAGATTGACATGATTATCCTAAAATccttaaaaaaaatagaaagataATATTCATCATCTTAGAACAAGTCTTAGTGGTTAAAATTTTGATACTTCATTTAGTCAAAGTTAGCCCAATCATACTCGAAATTGAATAAGTTACACTCAATCACGATATATCTAAAAAAATcctatattttgataattaaatatcataaaatcttttaaaaaataatattaatcatcttAGAATCTTGATGAAAGTTTGAATTGGTTTAGTTAAAGTTGATACAGTTATACTTGAAGCTGAATTAAGTTACACATTATCGTAGAACTtatccaaaatatttttttttaataattaaaatattataaaattttataaaatagaaaaaaaaatagcaaGAATCATCTTATAATCATGGATAGTTAATTTAGTCAAATATTGAGTTGGTTTAGTTGCAACTGATCTAGTTACACTAAAAATTAAACTAAGTTATAGAACCTATCCAagaaatctcatattttaataaaatcctataaaaatataaaaaatagttcTTATCATCTTAGAATCATGACTAGGTTGTTTGGTGAAAGTTTAAGAAAGTTTTTTAAAATTgacccaattatactccaattgaaCTTAATTATACTCGATCATAGAATCAATTTTAAAAttagtaatattattttatttttagagaaTTTACGATATttaattatcaaaacttttagaATTATTCTAGAATATGATTCTAATAAGAATtgtactaatttttattttatgataaatttaggataattttatataaaaattaatatattttttattaggttCAAGCATATTTAAAGTGTAACTTGAATATAACAATGACTTTCTAGGTAAATTATGAGGAGTAGAGAGGGAGGGAATAACGGAGGAGTAAGagaagagagagtgtgtgtgaaggagaaggaaaaggaggGACAGGGAAAGGAGGTGGCTAAGGTAAAGAAAGAGATGGAGTCGGAGGAGGCCGGGGTGAGGGAGAAGAGGCGGCTAAGTGAGAGGAGAAGGCgatggaggtggagaagaagaTAAAAGTGAGAGGAGGAGAAAGCAAAGGTAGAGGAAGTGAGGGGAAGGGAGAGGAGGAGGTGAAGGCAGATGGGAGATAAAAGTGAGAGGAGGTTTGATCTGAACCGTTTCGTTGGCTTAAATCCATTCAAAAtactttaaaaatgataataaaattagTATTTATGAAAAGAATGGATATCATCCGATAAAAACAAATAGAGGGAAGAGTGTCATCCGATAAAAAATCAATAGTAAgaataaattatttttcttgtttttatcATTTAAAACTCTAAACAGTTCACAAACATAAACAGGAGTGCTCCCGGTGAATTTCTCACAAAAGTCAGCTCTTTTTTCcagaaataataaaaagagagCGAGAAGGCTGCAAAGCATAGATGAAATGGTAAAACACTGTTACAATGCACATTTCGGCAGCCATCCGTTTAAACAAAATAATCCATCGCAACAGAGCAAACTCGTGGTTTATGTTAGAAGAAATGGATCTCTTTTGTATTTCAATGAGATGCTTTCTTTTgctctctttttcctttttagttTACTTTTATGTACATCAAGCATCTAAATCCAACTACACCTGTAAGAAGTCCTACGTCAATCCGCGATTCCCCAGAAGCTGCCAAACCAAAACAGCCCTTCTCGAGCTATTAACTCCTCCCACACCATCTCAGCTTCCATCCAGGAGTTCCCTTCACCCTTCATCAGCACCTTCTCAGCTTCCAAACATGAGGAGCTCCTGTCACAAGGACGGAAGTCGCAACACGGAGCTCCAAATTTAGCCTTTTCGGCATCCAACACCGTCTCGTTGGTCCTGTCATCCTTCTTCGATCTTTTCTGCAGTTTTCTCAGCACAATTCTCTTTGATTTCACAGCCAATTTGTGTGGCAATCTGATAAAGAGAAAAACTGTGATCTGGAGAAgaaaacaagggcagcaacaacATACCACGACGCAGTCGACGGCAAACATGCCGCAGTCCTCCATGGCACCCGACATTGTATTCTGCtttggggggagagagagagagtgagagagagcgaAACAGTAGGGACTCGACGAGAAGACATTGCTTAAAAGAATGGGGGTGAAGATGAAAGAAGCAACAAAACTTGGCTAGGCAGAAGAAGGCTTGGCTTGCTACTGAAGTCACTTGGAGAGGGTCGCACGGCATTTTATATTGGATACTGCTCTTTATTATTAATACTTGGTTGTCCGAAGGAAGACGTAATCTCGACAGCAACAGCTAAAATAAAATAAGACGTAATGAAAATTATAATTGCGCTGGAGATTCGAGAGGGCAGTTTACAGCAATGAACCGATCATAGGGCTGCTCAGATATCGTAAGGTGGATTTCTTTGATCTTTTATGATAACGTCTgtgtttttaaattttaatccaAAGATAAGTTAAATGCGTTGACATTTTGGGTGGgtttaacattaaaaaaaatcaaggaaTCGATGGTGAATTAGAAGAGTACGAATATTATTCTCTATGTAtaactttttatattttaaaaagttacattataaaataaatgaataagaTCAGAAAACcttgtaaaatatttaaatatttcatgaaattaaattaaattcAATTATTGACTATGTAACTCCGACGTAGTCAATTAAATTATTTACAAagccaaatgaaacgaaaatacaAGATTGTTTAGTAGATGAGTTAAGAACATGACCAGTACTAGAACAATCGAGTGATGTCCCCAACCATACTAGATTCAAATgttctttgccttgatccttagcCTCCTTCTTGCTGCCGCTTTCACATTTCTCCAACCATCATACTAGTTAGATTCAAGGgttctttgccttgatccttagcCTTCTTGCTATTTGTGCTGCTCTTGGATGGAGGGGCTTCTTGCTGCTGCTTTCGCATTGCTCCAACTCTACCCAGTTTATGACCCTCAAGATCAGTGACTGCGGGCAGGATACTACTGCCATCAACCCATCACCACCACCCATTGATCCTTTAACTTTCTTCAGACCTGACTCCAACGCTGTCTCCAAAAACTCCATGAACCATTTTCCCGCTTCACCTCGTATCTGTTTCGCCAATTTGATTGAG comes from the Musa acuminata AAA Group cultivar baxijiao chromosome BXJ2-8, Cavendish_Baxijiao_AAA, whole genome shotgun sequence genome and includes:
- the LOC103994557 gene encoding uncharacterized protein LOC103994557, producing MSGAMEDCGMFAVDCVVKRSKKDDRTNETVLDAEKAKFGAPCCDFRPCDRSSSCLEAEKVLMKGEGNSWMEAEMVWEELIAREGLFWFGSFWGIAD